In Marixanthomonas ophiurae, one genomic interval encodes:
- the lpdA gene encoding dihydrolipoyl dehydrogenase translates to MSTYDVAVIGSGPGGYVAAIRCAQLGMKTAIIEKYNTLGGTCLNVGCIPSKALLDSSHHYEEAIKHFEDHGIEIPGDVKINFKKMIDRKASVVEQTTKGIDFLMNKNKIDVLTGVGSFKDETHIVVSSEDGDKTIEAKNTIIATGSKPATLPFIELDKERIITSTEALTLKEIPKHMVVIGGGVIGLELGQVYRRLGAEVSVVEYMDRIIPTMDKAQSKELTKVMKKQGVKFYVSHKVSAVERKKDEVTITATDKKDKEVTFTGDYCLVSVGRRPFTDGLKTDKAGVKVNEKGQIEVNEHLQTNVKNIYAIGDVVRGAMLAHKAEEEGVLVAETLAGQKPHIDYNLIPGVVYTWPEVASVGKTEEQLKEDKVDYKSGQFPMRALGRSRASGDTDGFVKILADKETDEVLGVHIVGARAADLIAEAVTAMEFRASAEDIARMSHAHPTYAEAVKEAALAATENRPIHS, encoded by the coding sequence ATGAGCACCTATGATGTTGCCGTTATCGGTTCTGGTCCCGGAGGATATGTTGCAGCAATTCGTTGCGCACAACTAGGGATGAAAACCGCAATCATTGAAAAATATAATACTCTTGGAGGTACATGTCTTAATGTAGGCTGTATCCCGAGTAAAGCATTGTTAGATTCTTCACACCATTATGAAGAAGCAATAAAACATTTTGAAGACCACGGAATTGAGATTCCTGGTGATGTAAAAATCAACTTCAAAAAAATGATCGATCGTAAAGCTTCTGTAGTGGAACAAACTACGAAGGGGATTGATTTCTTGATGAACAAAAACAAAATTGATGTACTTACCGGTGTAGGTTCTTTTAAAGATGAAACACATATCGTTGTTTCTTCTGAAGATGGAGACAAAACCATTGAAGCAAAAAACACCATTATCGCAACAGGAAGTAAACCAGCGACACTTCCTTTTATCGAATTGGATAAGGAACGCATTATAACTTCAACTGAAGCATTAACTTTAAAGGAAATTCCGAAGCATATGGTTGTTATTGGCGGTGGTGTTATTGGTTTAGAGTTAGGCCAAGTATATCGTCGTTTAGGTGCAGAGGTTTCCGTAGTAGAATATATGGATCGTATTATCCCAACGATGGATAAAGCGCAAAGTAAAGAACTTACCAAGGTGATGAAAAAACAAGGCGTGAAGTTTTATGTGTCACATAAAGTTTCCGCGGTTGAAAGAAAGAAAGATGAAGTTACCATTACGGCGACTGATAAAAAAGACAAAGAAGTAACGTTTACAGGTGATTACTGCTTAGTTTCAGTAGGAAGAAGACCGTTTACCGATGGATTAAAAACTGACAAAGCAGGTGTGAAAGTAAATGAAAAAGGACAAATTGAAGTAAACGAACACTTACAAACCAATGTAAAAAATATTTACGCTATTGGGGATGTAGTTCGTGGTGCTATGTTAGCGCATAAGGCAGAAGAGGAAGGTGTATTGGTTGCTGAAACCTTAGCCGGACAAAAACCACATATAGATTACAATCTTATTCCTGGTGTAGTTTACACCTGGCCAGAAGTTGCTTCTGTAGGAAAAACAGAAGAGCAATTAAAAGAAGATAAAGTTGATTATAAAAGTGGTCAGTTTCCAATGCGTGCTTTGGGAAGAAGCCGTGCTAGTGGTGATACCGACGGATTTGTAAAAATCTTAGCCGATAAAGAAACCGATGAGGTTTTAGGAGTCCATATAGTAGGAGCCCGTGCTGCCGATTTAATTGCAGAAGCTGTAACAGCGATGGAATTTAGAGCTAGTGCAGAAGATATTGCACGTATGAGCCATGCGCACCCAACCTATGCTGAGGCTGTTAAAGAAGCTGCATTAGCAGCGACTGAAAATAGACCAATACATAGTTAA
- a CDS encoding anthranilate synthase component I family protein, which yields MREIKKVSINSLDELKPRILLWAQQFEEVAWMDSNSFKDGHSKYSAILAVDAFTAIKTDSFNAFEKLEEYQTTTKDWLFGYLTYDLKNDVENLSSSNVDGLAFPDLQFFQPKKIFFFSETEVEIHYLNMVDDELENDWLTILSTDLSETSNTNNSVKISLRTSKDAYFEKVGAMLKHIERGDIYEANFCQEFYTEDTVIDPLSTFLHLNEISLSPFATFLKFTGLYALSASPERYLKKTGDVVVSQPIKGTAKRLSNASEDKKMIEELQSDPKERSENIMITDLVRNDLSRIAKKGTVTVEELCKIYTFEQVHQMISTIRCEVKDSVSPVEIIKNSFPMGSMTGAPKVSAMKIIEQLEDAKRGLYSGAVGYFTPSGDFDFNVVIRSILYNEEKKYVSFSVGGAITTKSIIENEYQECLLKAKAMRTVLES from the coding sequence ATGCGAGAAATTAAAAAAGTATCGATAAACTCTTTAGACGAATTAAAACCTCGAATCCTTTTGTGGGCACAACAGTTTGAAGAAGTTGCATGGATGGATAGTAATAGTTTTAAAGACGGTCATAGCAAGTATAGTGCAATATTGGCTGTAGATGCTTTTACGGCGATTAAAACCGATTCTTTTAATGCTTTTGAAAAACTCGAAGAATACCAAACCACCACCAAAGATTGGCTTTTTGGTTATTTAACGTACGATTTAAAAAATGATGTTGAAAACCTTTCTTCTTCTAATGTTGATGGCTTAGCTTTTCCCGATTTACAATTCTTTCAACCTAAAAAAATCTTCTTCTTTTCTGAAACTGAAGTAGAGATTCATTATCTAAATATGGTAGATGATGAATTGGAAAACGATTGGCTAACTATATTGAGTACTGACCTTTCTGAAACTTCTAATACGAATAATTCAGTTAAAATTAGCTTACGGACCTCCAAAGATGCTTATTTCGAAAAAGTAGGCGCTATGCTGAAACATATAGAACGCGGCGATATATATGAAGCTAATTTTTGTCAAGAGTTTTATACGGAAGACACGGTAATTGACCCTTTATCCACCTTTCTTCATTTAAACGAAATATCTCTGTCACCCTTCGCTACCTTTTTAAAATTTACGGGTCTATATGCGTTGTCTGCCTCTCCAGAACGATATTTGAAAAAGACAGGTGATGTTGTCGTTTCACAACCTATTAAAGGAACGGCTAAACGATTGTCTAATGCTTCCGAAGATAAAAAAATGATAGAAGAATTGCAGAGCGACCCAAAAGAACGCAGCGAAAATATTATGATAACCGATTTGGTGCGAAACGATCTGTCCCGAATTGCGAAAAAGGGAACAGTAACAGTGGAAGAGCTATGTAAAATCTATACGTTTGAACAAGTGCATCAAATGATTTCTACCATTCGTTGTGAAGTAAAAGACTCGGTTTCTCCTGTTGAAATTATTAAAAACAGTTTTCCTATGGGCAGTATGACGGGGGCTCCTAAAGTTTCAGCGATGAAAATTATTGAGCAATTAGAAGACGCTAAACGCGGTTTATACAGTGGAGCAGTAGGTTACTTTACACCTTCTGGAGATTTTGATTTTAATGTGGTAATTCGAAGTATTTTATACAACGAAGAAAAAAAATACGTTAGTTTTTCAGTGGGTGGTGCTATCACAACAAAATCCATTATTGAAAATGAATACCAAGAATGCCTGTTAAAAGCTAAGGCCATGCGAACAGTTTTAGAATCCTAA
- a CDS encoding helix-turn-helix transcriptional regulator yields MMYSVLSGDIISSTSLHNKDRNLVEKELAKLLKKLEAEFEVYGRIVKGDYIECVAPKAEDGLRVALAIKSFVKSIPIELSSYKKDKNRVRLFKTHGLRLAIGYGPLSRYNPKKGVIDGEAIYLSGREISGMSTHNKERVVIKNTLFFVSENETLNNRFKPVFELLDTLLSKATARQSEVLYLKLLNQQEDEIAKTLGIGQSAVNRHSTSVGWNAIETAVLDFSKTLSK; encoded by the coding sequence ATGATGTATTCAGTTTTATCTGGAGATATAATCTCATCGACTAGTTTGCATAATAAAGATCGTAATTTGGTAGAGAAAGAGCTCGCTAAATTATTGAAAAAACTAGAAGCCGAATTTGAGGTATATGGTCGTATTGTAAAAGGAGATTATATAGAATGTGTAGCTCCGAAAGCTGAGGATGGCTTGCGGGTCGCGCTAGCAATTAAAAGTTTTGTGAAGTCAATCCCGATTGAATTGAGTAGTTATAAAAAAGACAAAAATCGTGTCCGCCTCTTTAAAACCCACGGATTACGATTGGCAATAGGGTATGGACCATTAAGCCGGTATAATCCTAAAAAAGGGGTTATTGATGGAGAGGCTATATATTTGTCCGGTCGTGAAATTAGTGGGATGTCAACACATAATAAAGAACGGGTAGTTATTAAAAACACCTTGTTTTTTGTTTCAGAAAACGAAACTCTCAACAATCGGTTCAAACCTGTTTTTGAATTATTGGACACCTTGCTAAGCAAAGCAACCGCAAGGCAAAGTGAAGTGTTGTATTTAAAATTGCTAAATCAGCAAGAAGACGAAATAGCGAAAACATTGGGTATTGGCCAATCAGCTGTTAATAGGCATTCAACAAGTGTTGGCTGGAATGCTATTGAAACGGCCGTACTGGATTTTTCAAAAACACTTTCTAAATAA
- a CDS encoding DUF3307 domain-containing protein — MEFSTFLLLQFLAHLLADYFFQWSTMAEQKNRLGFKSGLLIWHVLIVFVFSWLLAFQLSFIYGAVIIAVLHYVIDGCKPYISRNNSIGRYAFFIDQTLHIIVLSLVCWGFAVYQGIDSLWQPPISIKGLFLIVGYLICLKPANIFIREVFSATQIEVTSDNELPNAGKVIGVLERLLTLTFIVIDQYEAVGFLIAAKSILRYRDEETLKTEYVLIGTMLSFGIAVVLGIITNAI, encoded by the coding sequence ATGGAATTTTCAACCTTTTTATTACTTCAATTTTTGGCACATTTACTGGCCGACTACTTTTTCCAGTGGTCTACAATGGCCGAACAAAAAAATCGCTTGGGTTTTAAAAGTGGTCTCTTAATTTGGCACGTGCTCATTGTTTTTGTATTCTCTTGGCTCTTGGCATTTCAATTGAGTTTTATTTATGGAGCTGTAATAATAGCTGTGCTGCATTATGTTATAGATGGTTGCAAGCCCTATATAAGCCGAAACAATTCAATAGGCCGTTACGCCTTTTTTATAGACCAGACACTTCATATTATCGTATTGAGTCTTGTTTGCTGGGGATTTGCCGTTTATCAAGGAATCGACTCTTTATGGCAGCCGCCAATTAGTATCAAAGGCTTATTTTTAATTGTGGGGTATTTAATTTGCTTAAAACCGGCAAATATTTTTATTCGTGAAGTATTTAGCGCCACCCAAATTGAAGTAACCAGCGACAATGAGCTTCCCAATGCCGGGAAAGTAATCGGGGTGCTAGAGCGGTTGTTAACCTTAACCTTTATAGTAATTGACCAATACGAAGCAGTTGGCTTCCTTATTGCAGCAAAATCCATTTTACGCTATCGGGATGAAGAAACGCTAAAAACCGAGTATGTTTTAATTGGTACCATGCTAAGCTTTGGTATTGCAGTTGTCTTAGGGATTATAACAAATGCAATCTAA
- the tilS gene encoding tRNA lysidine(34) synthetase TilS, translating into MLQKFKEHLGTHFSFLKEKKILIACSGGVDSVVLSFLLKKSGFNIGLAHCNFSLRGKESDGDETFVIDWADKLSIPIFTETFDTKEFAKDHKFSTQMAARELRYHWFNEILKDFKYDYVATGHHADDDLETFFINLSRGSGLQGLTGIPDINETVIRPLLPFSRPEIVAFAEENTLKWREDSSNTSTDYLRNKLRHDVIPEYKNAVEGVLQNIQKTQKYLKDSQDLIEDYMALVYNLAVTENFDGYTLHIEKLQELPHTEAVLYQLLHPFGFTDWPVVSELLKAQSGKQVFSSTHRLLKDRNVLLLTKITSKERKQEILIKKSTKKIESPLQMELNPIDKIGYIDNSVIYVDEDKLQYPLKLRKWRKGDIFQPFGMKGKKKLSKFFKDEKLSLVAKEKLWVLCSDSEIIWIIGHRADERFKVTSKTTDILKITVKN; encoded by the coding sequence ATGCTTCAAAAATTTAAGGAACATCTTGGCACTCATTTTTCATTCTTAAAAGAAAAAAAAATACTTATAGCCTGCAGTGGAGGAGTAGATAGTGTTGTACTCTCTTTTTTGTTGAAAAAATCAGGATTTAATATTGGCTTGGCGCATTGTAATTTTTCCCTGCGTGGAAAAGAAAGTGATGGGGATGAAACTTTTGTGATAGACTGGGCCGATAAATTGTCCATTCCCATTTTTACGGAAACATTTGATACCAAGGAATTTGCAAAAGACCATAAGTTTTCCACACAAATGGCAGCCCGAGAATTGCGTTATCATTGGTTTAATGAGATTTTAAAAGACTTTAAGTACGATTATGTTGCAACCGGCCATCACGCCGATGACGATTTGGAAACATTTTTTATCAATCTAAGCCGCGGCAGTGGATTGCAGGGCTTGACTGGAATTCCAGACATAAATGAAACAGTAATTAGACCATTACTACCCTTTTCTCGACCTGAAATAGTTGCTTTTGCTGAAGAGAATACATTAAAGTGGCGAGAAGACAGTAGTAACACTTCAACCGATTATTTACGTAATAAACTACGCCACGATGTAATTCCCGAGTATAAAAATGCAGTGGAGGGTGTATTACAGAATATTCAGAAAACACAAAAGTATTTAAAAGACAGTCAAGATTTAATTGAAGATTATATGGCGTTGGTTTATAATCTTGCCGTTACTGAAAATTTTGATGGGTACACGCTTCATATTGAAAAACTGCAAGAACTTCCACACACCGAAGCGGTTTTGTATCAATTATTACATCCGTTTGGATTTACAGATTGGCCAGTTGTTTCAGAATTGTTAAAAGCACAAAGTGGAAAACAGGTTTTCTCAAGTACACATAGATTATTAAAAGATAGAAATGTGTTGTTATTGACAAAAATCACTTCAAAAGAGAGAAAACAAGAAATTTTAATAAAAAAAAGCACAAAAAAAATAGAATCCCCACTACAAATGGAGCTTAATCCTATCGATAAAATAGGGTATATTGACAACAGTGTGATTTACGTTGATGAAGATAAACTACAATACCCTTTAAAACTTAGAAAGTGGCGTAAAGGCGATATATTTCAGCCCTTCGGAATGAAAGGAAAAAAGAAATTAAGTAAGTTTTTTAAAGATGAAAAGCTATCTTTGGTAGCCAAAGAAAAACTTTGGGTACTGTGTAGTGATTCAGAAATTATTTGGATTATAGGTCACAGGGCTGATGAACGTTTTAAAGTAACTTCAAAAACAACAGATATATTGAAAATTACGGTTAAAAATTAA
- a CDS encoding protein-disulfide reductase DsbD family protein, giving the protein MKKFLLLFISVFCLFNTLNAQVLDPVSWEVTIQQEKGDLYNVIMTATIEEGWHLYSQKQFGEEFEGPIPTEFAYNNTPETFTLVGETQEPDVAPIHDPVFDLDVIFFGNKATFIQPIKVINSEGLKVNVEIYYSVCDDEKCLPPDTKTFEVDLASGKSKKDLAEVTADDLEKTAALTIDIGNKDQYRTEQEEGSEKGFLTIFLLGFVGGLIALLTPCVFPMIPLTVSFFTKGAKNKKKGMVNAILYGLFIFAIYLLLSLPFHLLDSLDPEILNNISTNTTLNIIFFVIFMVFAFSFFGFYEITLPNSWSSKMDSKASSIGGIIGIFFMALTLAIVSFSCTGPILGSLLGGSLTSDGGAMQLTFGMGGFGLALALPFALFALFPNWLNSLPKSGGWLNTVKVVLGFIELGLAFKFLSNADLVEHWGLLKREIFIAIWILCALGMALYLFGFIRFPHDGPKKKRPAIGNILVGVVTFAFMLYLIPGLTNSSYANLKLLSGFPPPLFYSVYDKDTEAPLGLEAYKDLDEGLAVAKASGKPIMIDFTGWACVNCRKMEEQVWSRQDIFETINEDYVLISLYVDDRKELPDDQKFNFLKPSGGVKKIKTIGDKWATFQTVNFRNNSQPYYILMDSNFNLLNKPVGYTPNADEYLYWLEEGLKNFSGETESK; this is encoded by the coding sequence ATGAAAAAATTCCTCTTACTTTTTATTTCAGTTTTTTGTTTGTTTAATACGCTCAATGCACAAGTTTTAGATCCAGTTTCTTGGGAAGTAACAATCCAACAAGAAAAAGGCGATTTATATAATGTGATAATGACAGCTACCATAGAAGAAGGCTGGCATTTGTACAGTCAAAAACAATTTGGTGAAGAGTTTGAAGGTCCTATTCCTACTGAGTTTGCTTATAATAACACACCAGAAACTTTTACATTGGTAGGCGAAACCCAAGAACCTGATGTAGCCCCAATACACGATCCAGTTTTTGACCTCGATGTCATATTTTTCGGAAATAAAGCCACCTTTATCCAACCAATAAAGGTGATTAATTCGGAAGGGTTAAAAGTGAATGTCGAGATTTACTATTCAGTTTGTGATGATGAAAAATGTTTACCTCCAGACACAAAAACATTTGAAGTTGATTTAGCTTCAGGAAAAAGTAAAAAGGATTTGGCCGAAGTAACAGCAGATGACTTAGAAAAAACTGCTGCACTGACGATTGATATTGGTAACAAAGACCAATATAGAACAGAACAAGAAGAAGGTTCTGAAAAAGGTTTTCTAACCATCTTTTTATTAGGATTTGTAGGAGGGTTAATTGCTTTATTAACACCTTGTGTCTTTCCTATGATTCCGTTAACCGTTTCATTTTTTACAAAAGGGGCTAAAAACAAGAAAAAAGGAATGGTCAACGCTATTTTATATGGCCTTTTTATTTTTGCAATTTACTTATTGCTTAGTTTACCTTTTCATTTACTAGACTCATTAGACCCTGAAATACTTAATAATATATCAACTAACACTACATTGAATATTATCTTTTTTGTGATATTCATGGTGTTTGCTTTTTCTTTCTTTGGTTTTTATGAAATTACCCTACCAAACTCTTGGAGCTCAAAAATGGATAGTAAAGCTTCAAGTATTGGAGGTATTATTGGCATATTTTTTATGGCATTAACACTTGCCATTGTTTCATTTTCTTGTACAGGACCTATTTTGGGTTCTTTGTTAGGAGGTTCATTGACGAGTGACGGAGGCGCAATGCAACTTACCTTTGGTATGGGAGGTTTTGGACTGGCATTAGCCTTACCATTTGCACTTTTTGCGTTATTTCCAAATTGGTTAAACTCATTACCAAAAAGTGGAGGATGGCTTAATACGGTTAAAGTAGTATTAGGCTTTATTGAATTAGGATTAGCATTTAAATTCCTTTCAAATGCTGATTTGGTAGAACATTGGGGACTTTTAAAACGTGAAATATTTATTGCTATCTGGATACTGTGTGCCTTGGGAATGGCATTATATCTTTTTGGTTTTATTCGCTTTCCGCATGATGGGCCTAAAAAGAAGAGACCAGCTATTGGTAATATTTTAGTTGGCGTAGTAACTTTTGCTTTTATGCTTTACTTAATTCCGGGTTTAACAAACTCTAGTTATGCCAATCTTAAACTATTAAGTGGATTCCCGCCACCACTATTTTATAGTGTTTATGATAAAGATACAGAAGCACCTTTGGGTCTTGAAGCTTATAAAGATTTAGACGAAGGTCTAGCTGTTGCAAAAGCTTCTGGAAAACCAATTATGATAGATTTTACGGGTTGGGCATGTGTAAATTGCCGAAAAATGGAGGAACAAGTGTGGAGCCGTCAAGATATTTTTGAAACTATAAATGAAGATTATGTTTTGATTTCATTATATGTTGATGACAGAAAGGAACTACCCGATGACCAAAAATTTAATTTTTTAAAACCAAGTGGAGGCGTAAAAAAGATTAAAACAATAGGGGATAAGTGGGCAACGTTCCAAACAGTTAATTTTAGAAATAACTCACAGCCATATTATATTTTAATGGATTCTAACTTTAATCTATTAAATAAACCTGTTGGTTATACACCTAATGCAGATGAATATCTATATTGGCTTGAAGAAGGGCTTAAAAACTTCTCTGGAGAAACTGAATCAAAATAG
- the pfkA gene encoding 6-phosphofructokinase, which translates to MTQTINKIAVLTSGGDAPGMNAAIRAVVRACAFHKLDCVGIFRGYEGLIEGDFKPLGPRSVKNIINKGGTFLKSARSQEFRTKEGRKKAFEQLKKENIDALVAIGGDGTFTGASIFTEEFNFPIVGLPGTIDNDIYGTDVTIGYDTALNTVVEAIDKIRDTANSHNRLFLVEVMGRNAGSIALNAGIGAGAEEILIPEENLGQDRLIESLKRSKKSGKTSSIIVVSEGDQIGKNIFKLAGYIEENLNEYEVRVTVLGHIQRGGAPSCYDRVLASRLGVSAVDTLLDGKSNIMIGISHNQITTVPFSEAIKSSNDLDLELVRVADITSI; encoded by the coding sequence ATGACCCAAACAATAAACAAAATTGCGGTTTTAACAAGCGGAGGTGATGCACCTGGCATGAATGCAGCTATACGAGCTGTAGTACGAGCTTGCGCTTTTCATAAATTAGATTGTGTAGGTATTTTTAGAGGGTATGAAGGTCTAATTGAAGGAGATTTTAAACCGTTAGGGCCTCGTTCTGTAAAAAACATTATTAATAAAGGAGGAACCTTTTTAAAGTCTGCTCGATCTCAGGAGTTTAGAACCAAAGAAGGCAGAAAAAAAGCTTTTGAGCAGTTAAAAAAAGAAAATATTGACGCCTTAGTAGCTATTGGAGGAGACGGCACCTTTACCGGAGCATCCATTTTTACAGAAGAATTTAACTTTCCAATCGTAGGGCTTCCAGGTACTATAGACAACGACATATATGGCACCGATGTAACTATTGGTTATGACACCGCATTAAATACCGTAGTTGAAGCCATTGATAAGATTAGAGATACCGCAAATTCTCATAACCGCCTTTTTTTAGTGGAAGTGATGGGTAGAAATGCAGGAAGCATTGCTTTAAATGCAGGTATTGGAGCCGGCGCTGAAGAAATATTGATACCTGAAGAAAATTTAGGTCAAGATAGATTAATAGAATCACTTAAACGAAGTAAGAAGTCAGGTAAAACTTCAAGTATTATTGTAGTCTCTGAAGGGGATCAAATAGGAAAAAATATTTTTAAACTCGCTGGTTATATTGAAGAGAACCTCAATGAATATGAAGTACGGGTAACGGTGTTAGGCCACATTCAGCGTGGAGGAGCACCTAGTTGTTACGATCGCGTCTTGGCAAGTAGGTTAGGAGTTAGCGCTGTAGATACTTTATTAGATGGTAAAAGCAATATTATGATTGGTATTTCGCACAACCAAATTACTACCGTCCCTTTTTCTGAAGCTATTAAAAGTAGTAACGATCTCGATTTAGAATTGGTTCGAGTGGCGGATATTACTTCGATTTAA
- the gap gene encoding type I glyceraldehyde-3-phosphate dehydrogenase produces MTKIAINGFGRIGRIAFRIASQRDDIEIVAVNDLVDIEHLAYLLEFDSIHGRFPGSISVENNSLIVNGRKIRVTAEKKPENLKWDEVGAEIVIDCTGVFKEKDKAEAHLKAGARKVVISAPSKSVPMFVMGVNHIDIKPEDTIVSNASCTTNCLAPMAKLINDKLGIVEGLMTTVHSTTATQSTVDQPSKKNYRVGRSALRNIIPTTTGAAVAVTKVIPDLEGKLTGMAFRVPTADVSVVDLTVRTKKSATYNEVKALFKEASESDYKGVIGYTEKQVVSQDFVSDPRTSIFDAEAGIALNDNFFKLIAWYDNEYAYSAKLIELTAHVATL; encoded by the coding sequence ATGACAAAAATTGCAATAAATGGTTTTGGACGCATAGGAAGAATCGCTTTCCGCATCGCTTCCCAACGTGATGATATAGAGATAGTAGCAGTAAATGACTTGGTGGATATTGAGCATTTGGCTTATTTGCTAGAATTTGATTCCATTCACGGCAGATTTCCAGGTTCTATTTCTGTAGAAAACAATAGCCTCATTGTAAATGGAAGGAAAATTCGTGTTACTGCTGAAAAAAAACCGGAAAACCTAAAATGGGACGAAGTTGGAGCTGAAATTGTAATTGATTGTACAGGTGTTTTTAAAGAAAAAGATAAAGCGGAAGCACATCTCAAAGCTGGAGCTAGAAAAGTGGTTATATCAGCACCTTCAAAATCAGTTCCGATGTTTGTGATGGGTGTAAATCACATCGATATAAAACCCGAAGATACTATTGTTTCCAATGCATCGTGTACAACTAATTGTTTGGCGCCAATGGCAAAACTTATTAATGATAAATTGGGTATTGTAGAAGGGTTGATGACAACCGTTCATTCCACGACCGCTACACAATCTACAGTCGATCAACCTTCAAAAAAGAACTATCGCGTAGGTAGAAGTGCCTTACGAAACATTATACCAACCACTACTGGAGCTGCAGTGGCTGTAACAAAAGTAATCCCAGATTTAGAAGGAAAATTGACGGGAATGGCTTTTCGAGTGCCTACAGCAGATGTTTCGGTAGTAGATTTAACGGTACGAACCAAAAAAAGCGCTACGTATAATGAAGTAAAAGCACTCTTTAAAGAAGCTTCAGAAAGCGACTATAAAGGCGTAATTGGTTATACGGAAAAACAAGTTGTTTCGCAGGACTTTGTAAGCGATCCAAGAACGTCTATTTTTGATGCAGAGGCAGGAATTGCCCTTAATGACAATTTCTTTAAGCTAATAGCTTGGTATGATAATGAATATGCTTATTCAGCGAAGTTAATTGAACTTACCGCTCACGTTGCAACACTTTAG
- a CDS encoding N-acetylglucosamine kinase, with protein sequence MVLIADGGSTKCDWILLNKDDDVIQKTRTLGLNPTVVSQEEITKRIQGNETLLDIFDTVKTVDFYGAGCGTETPRKLLQEVLERLFPTAKITLYEDIAAAVYATTTEPGVVSILGTGSNCCYFDGATIHSGVPSLGYSVMDDASGNYFGKQLLRDYFYKKMPPKVASEFEEKYDLNPDTIKVNLYKKSNPNAYLASFAEFFFLCKRDDHYFNQLIKTGIALFIENQVLIYKEAKQVPIHFVGSIAHFSKEVISECLEEYNLQPGNFIKRPIDGLITYYKTKEL encoded by the coding sequence ATGGTTTTAATAGCTGATGGTGGTTCAACAAAATGCGATTGGATTCTTTTGAATAAGGATGATGATGTTATTCAAAAAACACGTACGTTAGGATTAAACCCTACAGTGGTTTCTCAAGAAGAAATAACCAAACGGATTCAAGGCAATGAAACCTTATTGGATATTTTTGATACTGTAAAAACAGTTGATTTTTATGGAGCTGGTTGTGGTACAGAAACCCCAAGAAAGCTTTTACAAGAAGTGTTGGAACGACTATTTCCTACTGCAAAGATTACCTTATATGAAGATATAGCGGCTGCTGTTTATGCAACCACTACAGAACCTGGAGTTGTAAGCATTTTAGGTACTGGAAGTAATTGTTGCTATTTTGATGGCGCGACAATTCATTCAGGAGTGCCATCATTGGGTTATTCGGTAATGGATGATGCGAGTGGTAACTATTTCGGAAAACAATTATTACGAGATTATTTTTATAAAAAAATGCCGCCTAAAGTTGCTTCAGAATTTGAAGAAAAATATGACTTAAATCCAGATACCATAAAAGTAAACTTATATAAAAAATCAAATCCCAACGCTTATTTAGCTTCTTTTGCCGAATTTTTCTTTCTTTGTAAGCGAGATGATCATTATTTCAACCAGTTAATAAAAACAGGAATAGCACTGTTTATTGAAAATCAGGTGCTTATTTATAAAGAGGCAAAGCAAGTTCCAATTCATTTTGTAGGGTCTATTGCTCATTTTTCAAAAGAAGTGATAAGTGAATGCCTAGAAGAGTATAATTTGCAACCTGGAAATTTTATTAAAAGACCCATTGATGGGTTGATTACTTATTATAAAACTAAGGAGTTATAA